A DNA window from Castanea sativa cultivar Marrone di Chiusa Pesio chromosome 7, ASM4071231v1 contains the following coding sequences:
- the LOC142605357 gene encoding RING-H2 finger protein ATL65 has translation MMVPAESPINGYDYDSSLAPSPSPSPSPSPSLTSSSIITSVQQASPPSRLPVQFSPPLIAMVVIVATAFLIVTYSRLISRHVIPPILRVLRRYKRWRRRRRGARSYLPSSSGDLDSLPFDSPFFEPSDGFHLHSPYGLDESVIKTIPLALYYTSKPNRERRDCAVCLLEFEDDDYVRTLPVCSHAFHVDCIDIWLRSHANCPLCRAGIFRPESPFVPVMAARIRPSLDDSILRSFGERLESEAFPDSRRGSISEITPCVEEQSPMRNQNNNNHNNYSEERFNGRDFMLKRSYSFGFERNLASERMVMEPATTSPWRYRRGNFWSKRPSPFGSITKPRVFSFRYYRGMKSPFFRRRGFFPLSERFAGSGVGGGLSRRTKSMTSPMFMRSSAAGVGAAAFSSSRLRCGDPEALLSPDRFNRR, from the coding sequence ATGATGGTTCCAGCTGAGTCTCCGATCAACGGCTACGATTATGACAGCTCATTggctccatctccatctccatctccatctccatctccttccCTCACCAGCAGTAGCATCATTACTTCGGTGCAACAAGCATCGCCACCGTCCAGATTACCCGTCCAATTCAGCCCGCCGTTGATCGCCATGGTAGTCATAGTCGCCACCGCTTTTCTCATCGTGACCTACTCAAGACTCATCTCCCGCCACGTCATCCCTCCGATCCTCCGCGTCCTCCGCCGATACAAGCGGTGGCGCCGTCGCCGACGTGGAGCTCGATCTTACCTGCCGTCGTCTTCTGGAGACTTGGATTCTCTTCCTTTCGATTCGCCGTTTTTCGAGCCGTCCGATGGATTCCACTTGCACTCGCCGTACGGACTCGATGAGTCGGTGATCAAGACGATTCCTCTAGCTCTGTACTACACCTCGAAACCGAACCGCGAACGCCGTGACTGTGCGGTTTGCTTGTTGGAATTCGAAGACGACGATTACGTCCGCACGCTTCCGGTTTGTTCGCATGCTTTTCACGTTGATTGCATCGATATCTGGTTGAGGTCTCATGCTAACTGTCCTCTCTGCCGCGCCGGGATATTCCGTCCGGAGTCTCCGTTCGTTCCGGTCATGGCCGCCAGGATCAGACCAAGCCTCGACGACTCGATCTTACGGAGCTTCGGCGAGAGGCTCGAGAGCGAAGCTTTCCCGGACTCTCGCCGCGGATCCATCTCCGAAATCACTCCGTGCGTCGAAGAACAATCGCCGATGAGaaaccaaaacaacaacaatcacaatAACTACTCGGAGGAGAGATTCAACGGAAGAGATTTCATGTTGAAGCGGTCGTACTCGTTTGGATTCGAACGGAACTTAGCGTCGGAGAGGATGGTGATGGAGCCGGCAACAACGTCACCATGGCGGTACAGAAGAGGAAATTTCTGGAGCAAACGGCCATCGCCGTTCGGATCCATAACAAAACCTAGAGTCTTCTCATTCCGCTACTACAGAGGAATGAAATCGCCGTTTTTCCGACGAAGAGGATTCTTCCCTCTGTCGGAAAGATTCGCCGGAAGCGGCGTCGGAGGCGGATTATCAAGAAGAACGAAATCAATGACGAGCCCGATGTTCATGAGGTCGTCGGCGGCGGGCGTCGGAGCAGCAGCGTTCTCGTCGAGCCGGTTACGATGTGGAGATCCGGAGGCGCTACTGTCACCGGACAGATTCAACAGGAGGTAA